From Mercenaria mercenaria strain notata chromosome 17, MADL_Memer_1, whole genome shotgun sequence, the proteins below share one genomic window:
- the LOC123531622 gene encoding uncharacterized protein LOC123531622: MEIFSQFNRNSPMGTSIPQVLFKNLLSVKDENRTPFLAAAIGTNGVKQARLVLQAKKERLLQQLLAETLGATVDEALVTHPDEMEAIKQFSDTEVTKSRIPRCILDFLEKVRNSENVDDNTNIEIAITIKIDGKEVVGDRMNMIKRKGIKTMERLVKKMKTNNEE; this comes from the exons ATGGAAATATTTTCTCAATTCAACAGAAATAGTCCAATGGGGACGAGCATTCCGCAAGTA ttATTCAAAAACTTACTTTCGGTTAAGGACGAAAACAGAACTCCTTTCCTGGCTGCAGCAATAGGCACAAATGGAGTTAAACAG GCAAGACTGGTTCTACAGGCCAAAAAAGAGCGTCTGCTTCAACAACTTTTAGCAGAGACTCTTGGAGCGACTGTAGACGAGGCCTTGGTAACACATCCGGATGAGATGGAGGCAATTAAACAATTTTCAG ACACTGAGGTTACCAAGTCGAGAATACCAAGGTGTATTCTGGACTTCCTGGAAAAAGTCAGAAACAGCGAAAATGTAGACGACAATACAAACATCGAAATTGCCATCACCATAAAAATAGATGGAAAAGAAGTTGTCGGTGACAGGATGAATATGATAaagagaaaagggataaaaacgaTGGAGAGACTAGTCAAAAAAATGAAGACAAACAATGAAGAATAG